One stretch of Rhodoferax lithotrophicus DNA includes these proteins:
- the hpnC gene encoding squalene synthase HpnC, translating to MPSTMTQKQPAPADVTHYENFPVASFLCPPQLRPAIAAIYHFARTADDLADEGDANTPQRLAELGRYRADLHAVVAGQPHSNTWAQVFEPLAGVIHRFKLPVNLLNDLLDAFEQDIRYTAEQRHYATDDELLDYCTRSANPVGRLLLHLYGITDAASLTQSDQICSALQLINFWQDVSVDVARGRWYPSQQTMAQFGVKEADLQASSHAENARLLIASYASNARSRMLKGSQLACRIPGRAGWELRLVVQGGLRILDKIEALHFATWQVRPKLGAWDIPVMVWRALRMRAS from the coding sequence GCCCACCGCAACTACGCCCGGCCATTGCCGCCATCTACCACTTTGCCCGTACCGCGGATGATCTGGCTGACGAAGGTGATGCCAACACCCCTCAAAGGCTGGCGGAACTGGGCCGCTATCGCGCAGATTTACACGCCGTGGTTGCCGGGCAACCCCACAGCAACACCTGGGCGCAAGTTTTTGAACCTCTGGCAGGGGTAATTCACCGTTTCAAGTTACCGGTGAACCTGCTGAATGACTTGCTCGATGCCTTTGAACAAGACATCCGCTACACCGCCGAACAACGCCACTATGCCACGGATGACGAATTGCTGGACTACTGCACACGCTCGGCCAACCCGGTGGGGCGTTTGCTGCTGCACCTGTACGGCATCACCGACGCAGCCTCATTGACGCAAAGCGACCAGATTTGCAGCGCCCTGCAACTGATCAACTTCTGGCAAGACGTGAGTGTCGACGTGGCCCGTGGCCGCTGGTACCCAAGCCAGCAAACCATGGCGCAATTTGGCGTGAAAGAGGCCGATTTGCAAGCCAGCAGCCACGCCGAAAACGCTAGACTTTTAATAGCTTCTTACGCAAGTAACGCGCGCTCCAGAATGCTAAAAGGCTCACAATTAGCCTGCCGCATTCCAGGCCGGGCCGGCTGGGAGCTGCGGCTGGTGGTGCAAGGCGGCCTGCGGATTCTGGACAAGATCGAAGCGCTGCACTTTGCCACCTGGCAGGTGCGCCCCAAGCTCGGTGCCTGGGACATCCCGGTGATGGTGTGGCGCGCCTTACGGATGCGCGCCAGTTGA
- a CDS encoding quinone oxidoreductase family protein: MTQMTSRAIRIEQHGGPEELQLVSVVVGEPGPGEIRIRHHAVGLNFIDVYQRSGLYPMNLPQQLGMEAAGVVEAVGEGVTHLQVGDRAAYASQPPGSYCERRVMPAKCVCKLPDAISFETGAAMMLKGLTAQYLLKRTLPQGGLQPGDFVLFHAAAGGVGLIACQWAKALGLRLIGTAGSDEKCALALANGAEFAINYSKEDFLAKVKEITAGQGVKVVYDSVGKDTWDKSLDCLAPFGLMASFGNASGPVAPFAPGILGPKGSIYVTRQTLFTHIATRESTQAMADDLFAVVSSGQVKIHIAQRYPLEDVQQAHRDLEARKTTGCTVLTL; the protein is encoded by the coding sequence ATGACCCAGATGACATCACGTGCAATTCGTATTGAACAGCACGGCGGCCCGGAAGAACTCCAATTGGTCAGTGTGGTGGTTGGTGAACCTGGCCCGGGCGAGATCCGCATTCGCCACCATGCGGTGGGCCTGAACTTTATTGACGTGTACCAACGCAGTGGCCTGTACCCCATGAACCTGCCGCAGCAGTTGGGTATGGAGGCTGCGGGTGTGGTCGAGGCGGTGGGCGAGGGTGTGACACATCTGCAAGTGGGTGACCGTGCTGCCTATGCCAGCCAGCCGCCGGGCAGTTATTGCGAGCGGCGGGTGATGCCGGCCAAGTGTGTCTGCAAGTTGCCCGATGCCATCAGCTTTGAGACCGGCGCGGCCATGATGCTCAAAGGCCTGACGGCGCAGTACCTGTTGAAACGTACCCTGCCCCAAGGCGGGCTCCAGCCGGGGGATTTTGTGCTGTTTCATGCCGCTGCGGGTGGTGTGGGCCTGATTGCCTGCCAGTGGGCCAAAGCCTTGGGTTTGCGCCTGATTGGTACGGCGGGTTCTGATGAAAAATGTGCTCTGGCGCTTGCCAATGGTGCAGAGTTTGCTATCAATTATTCAAAAGAAGATTTCCTAGCAAAAGTCAAGGAAATCACCGCCGGCCAAGGCGTGAAAGTGGTGTACGACTCTGTGGGCAAAGACACCTGGGACAAGTCGCTGGATTGCCTGGCACCGTTTGGCCTGATGGCGAGTTTTGGCAATGCTTCCGGCCCGGTGGCACCGTTTGCACCCGGCATTCTGGGCCCCAAGGGCTCGATTTATGTGACGCGGCAAACCCTGTTCACCCACATTGCCACCCGTGAATCCACCCAGGCCATGGCGGACGATTTGTTTGCCGTGGTGAGCAGTGGCCAAGTCAAGATTCACATTGCACAACGCTACCCACTGGAAGACGTGCAACAAGCCCATCGTGACCTGGAAGCCCGCAAAACCACCGGTTGTACGGTGTTGACGCTGTAA